A single Mercenaria mercenaria strain notata chromosome 9, MADL_Memer_1, whole genome shotgun sequence DNA region contains:
- the LOC128559517 gene encoding lactosylceramide 1,3-N-acetyl-beta-D-glucosaminyltransferase A-like, giving the protein MENADTNAISRKMLLLFGRKARRKIAVILGGCFIYLFILLNWQLINQHVCLDRGNKMFVSKYFLSTPLRTSFVNDSRKYEYKKGVDLNNGTEIISKSHLTSIASRNITLKQSLGKADTFSPTTFHVKSHFHNIAPNHTYTENDLTKITLKPNFSKMINASQIVSTIYTPYLLENRNLCSSVENLSVLIIVHTATDHIERRKLIRATWANNTFYLTLGIIRILFLLGKPGNETIQKQIEGESMQYEDILQGDFIDSYHNLTLKGVMTYKWLAERCKNAKFILKVDDDILVNVYKLFTDILPVYTSKHRQIICNHIITNTMPIIRKNNSKWFVHQNHFRGHGRYPTDYCSGFLVIFTNDLMPAFYSSAQVTPFFWVDDVYLYGLVPGNVPGVKYNGLKGNWHQLSGQEALKCFRNVTRTCDYLAIGAGGHGEIDDIWPHVVKRYHLPMSDGKINASKLTTEGTK; this is encoded by the coding sequence ATGGAGAATGCGGATACAAATGCCATTTCTCGTAAAATGTTACTGTTGTTTGGAAGGAAAGCCAGGAGAAAAATTGCTGTGATACTAGGTggctgttttatatatttattcattttactaaaCTGGCAACTTATAAACCAACATGTTTGTCTAGATAgaggaaataaaatgtttgtttcaaaatacTTTCTTAGTACACCGCTGAGAACTTCTTTTGTAAACGACAGCAGAAAATACGAATATAAGAAAGGCGTGGATTTAAACAATGGCACAGAGATCATTTCGAAAAGCCATTTGACCAGCATAGCTTCAAGGAACATAACGCTTAAACAATCATTGGGCAAAGCCGACACGTTTTCACCTACAACGTTTCATGTCAAGTCGCATTTTCATAACATTGCTCCAAACCACACATATACAGAAAACGACTTGACTAAAATTACACTCAAGCCTAACTTTTCAAAAATGATCAATGCGTCACAAATTGTTTCAACAATTTATACTCCATATTTATTAGAGAACCGAAACCTCTGTTCATCCGTTGAAAACTTGTCTGTTTTGATAATAGTTCACACAGCCACTGACCATATTGAAAGGCGGAAGTTGATTAGAGCAACTTGGGCCAACAACACGTTTTATCTTACTCTCGGAATTATACGGATCCTGTTTCTCTTAGGAAAACCGGGGAATGAGACAATTCAGAAACAAATTGAAGGGGAAAGTATGCAGTATGAAGATATTTTACAAGGAGACTTTATCGACAGCTACCACAACCTCACATTAAAAGGAGTGATGACATACAAATGGCTGGCAGAaagatgtaaaaatgcaaagttcaTACTGAAAGTAGATGACGACATACTTGTGAACGTCTATAAATTATTCACCGATATTTTACCAGTCTATACCTCAAAACATCGGCAGATTATTTGCAATCATATAATTACAAATACGATGCCAATTATTCGAAAGAATAATAGCAAATGGTTTGTTCATCAGAACCATTTTAGAGGCCATGGTCGTTATCCAACAGATTACTGTTCCGGATTTTTGGtcatatttacaaatgatttGATGCCTGCATTTTACAGTTCCGCTCAAGTGACACCATTTTTCTGGGTGGATGACGTCTATCTGTATGGTCTTGTACCGGGCAATGTCCCAGGTGTCAAATATAATGGTTTGAAAGGTAACTGGCATCAGTTATCCGGACAAGAAGCATTAAAATGTTTCCGAAACGTTACACGCACGTGTGATTATCTAGCTATTGGTGCAGGCGGGCATGGAGAAATAGATGATATATGGCCACATGTTGTTAAGAGATACCATTTACCGATGTCGGATGGAAAAATTAACGCTTCTAAACTGACAACTGAGGGtacaaaataa